A window of the Catharus ustulatus isolate bCatUst1 chromosome 23, bCatUst1.pri.v2, whole genome shotgun sequence genome harbors these coding sequences:
- the LOC117006261 gene encoding LOW QUALITY PROTEIN: gasdermin-A-like (The sequence of the model RefSeq protein was modified relative to this genomic sequence to represent the inferred CDS: inserted 2 bases in 2 codons), whose product MRGILSHYFKXVKVMLWYNVLLLCQVICLSLCCLFPNSXLALLQNLSHRRMFKKLTKFIVNQTNPREEFVPVESIADNEHFSPLYLLKRKGKSKTIFHPAPYYQQTGFTLHDVLLPAEYGESTEPFLQDSSQFTLTKISKDQADGGLSIPCDPASADLQGGASFSKEIVIKTHNKSVPLESLEKLRRERKINMDHSFIQQLQRTHISLYVVTEILEASEETVYKESTKADGGFKAKFYATLSGKGTREVKQTIVIPKGCTLAFRTIPLHIEDGAWHLEYFTLENVRVTDGIDDLELLMNSENSSDEKLEEVMSEVKDYCGNFPELSPELLLISFNTIKAVMRDKNLLQELRQKMDEFLELNDAYELKTESPDLKDLFSILQHSPEWRLLELAGGITYILDALHELMDEQLLLLLESLERKILSQQLELVEHLLKHDLEDKMCNFHVDASLLSFQHKEEQMLTMELVEMSGVQLQEDGTVVSLDQPFEAMAALFVALYALKLLSGSK is encoded by the exons atgagggggattttgagtcattatttta atgttaaagtCATGCTTTGGTACAATGTCCTCCTATTATGTCAAGTAATTTGCCTTAGCTTGTGCTGCCTCTTTCCCAACT GCTTGGCATTGCTTCAAAACCTCAGCCACagaagaatgtttaaaaaactcACCAAATTCATCGTAAATCAAACGAATCCACGCGAAGAATTCGTCCCTGTTGAGAGCATTGCAGACAATGAGCACTTCAGTCCTCTCTATctactgaaaagaaaaggaaaatccaaaACCATATTCCACCCAGCTCCTTACTACCAGCAGACAGGGTTCACACTGCATGATGTGCTACTGCCTGCAGAATATGGTGAAAGCACAG AGCCCTTCCTTCAAGACTCCAGCCAATTTACTCTCACAAAAATCAGCAAAGACCAAGCTGATGGAGGTCTCAGTATTCCATGTGACCCTGCAAGTGCAGATCTGCAAGGAGGTGCCTCCTTCTCCAAGGAGATTGTTATCAAGACACATAACAAGAGTGTACCACTGGAATCACTGGAGAAACTGAGAAGAGAAAG aaaaattaacatGGATCATTCATTCATCCAACAACTCCAGAGAACACACATCAGTCTATACGTGGTCACTGAAATCCTCGAAGCCTCAGAGGAGACTGTCTACAAGGAATCCACCAAGGCAGACGGGGGCTTCAAGGCCAAATTTTATGCCACACTCTCTGGAAAG GGCACCAGAGAGGTCAAACAAACCATAGTCATACCCAAGGGCTGCACCCTGGCATTCAGAACCATCCCTCTACACATTGAAGATGGTGCATGGC ATCTGGAATATTTCACACTAGAAAATGTGAGAGTAACAGACGGAATAGATG ATTTAGAGCTGCTAATGAACTCCGAGAACTCAAGTGACGAAAAATTAGAAGAAGTGATGTCGGAAGTTAAAGACTACTGCGGAAATTTCCCTGAATTGTCTCCTGAACTCCTGCTCATTTCCTTCAACACCATCAAAGCTGTCATGAGAGACAAGAATCTCCTTCAAGAGCTCAGACAGAAA ATGGACGAATTTCTTGAGCTAAATGATGCGTATGAGCTGAAAACTGAGAGCCCAGACTTAAAAGATCTGTTCAGCATCTTACAGCATTCTCCAGAATGGCGTCTCCTTGAGCTGGCAGGAGGAATCACCTACATCCTTGATGCTTTGCATG agttAATGGAcgaacagctgctgctgttgctggaaTCCTTGGAAAGGAAGATTCTGTCCCAACAGCTGGAACTG GTTGAACACCTCCTGAAACATGACCTGGAGGATAAGATGTGTAATTTTCATGTGGATGCCAGCCTCCTCTCCTTCCAACACAAGGAGGAACAGATGTTAACTATGGAACTGGTGGAGATGAGTGGagtgcagctccaggaagaTGGAACAGTTGTTTCTTTGGATCAACCCTTTGAGGCCATGGCAGCCCTGTTTGTGGCCCTGTATGCCCTCAAGCTCCTGAGTGGCTCCAAGTAG